A genomic stretch from Flavobacterium humidisoli includes:
- a CDS encoding glycoside hydrolase family 2 protein — translation MNKPNKTFSIFALFVLFQICLSSFAQTKRNINDNWLYLENHTSNLNEAEKASNWISLNLPHTWNAEDATDLYPGYRRDASWYQKKLDIPQIDKNRVYSLYFEGSNVTTKVYVNGKEAGSHIGGYIGFSINITNFIKEGNNDIFVRVDNSYDIEIIPSQKSDFFIYGGITRDVWLISKYKNHIENIKITTPEVSAKKASVQIVSTFVNPDNSKDLSLTVTLKNPKGKKVASKTIPVTDKTSTITFENIKNPELWDTEKPNLYKLSAVLSEKNQIRDSVSEKVGFRWFEFKDHGPFYLNGKRLLIRGTHRHEEQAGVGAAMSNEQHWADMKSIKEMGANFVRLAHYPQDPEIYKACDELGLLVWDELPWCRGGIGNDVWKTNTKNMLEEIINQNYNHPSIIIWSLGNEINWLPDFPDGDNADKTNVFLNELNEIAHKLDPTRKTAIRKYYEGSHIVDVFSPSIWSGWYSGSYKSYQKAIDVYKKEYKHFIHAEYGGDSHVGRHSENPITGENVIKAEGWEEAIVQTKIANIAQIGDWSENYIVDLFDWHLHISENDPTFVGNIQWAFKDFATPLRPEDDIPYMNQKGLTDRNGIPKDAYYVFKSYWAKEPFAYIESHTWTERQGPENTPRTISVFSNCDKVTLFHDGKSLGEKQRNLSLYPANGLTWDVNFKKGENTLIAIGKNKDGKTVSDTIKVNYRFNKNDTASSLQLSSEKLKNGNYLVTAIAIDNNNLRCLDYEASVYFQCMKGGKTLKNQGTPTGSESIRMANGKASIEVVPDGSGNPIEMTALNQSFKGEYLKISVE, via the coding sequence ATGAATAAACCGAATAAAACTTTTTCAATTTTTGCGCTTTTTGTTTTGTTTCAAATTTGTCTGAGCAGTTTTGCTCAGACAAAAAGAAACATTAATGACAACTGGCTTTATTTAGAAAATCATACTTCAAACCTCAACGAAGCCGAAAAAGCTTCAAACTGGATTTCTCTTAATTTACCACATACTTGGAACGCCGAAGATGCAACCGACTTATATCCGGGTTACAGACGCGATGCCAGCTGGTATCAGAAGAAATTAGACATTCCGCAAATCGATAAAAACCGTGTTTATTCCTTATATTTTGAAGGTTCAAATGTTACCACAAAAGTATATGTAAATGGAAAAGAAGCTGGTTCGCATATTGGCGGATATATTGGCTTTTCAATAAACATTACCAATTTCATCAAAGAAGGAAATAACGATATTTTTGTACGTGTTGATAATAGCTATGATATTGAAATTATTCCGTCTCAAAAGAGTGATTTCTTTATTTATGGCGGAATCACGCGCGATGTGTGGCTGATTTCAAAGTATAAAAATCATATTGAAAATATAAAAATTACAACTCCTGAAGTTTCTGCCAAAAAAGCTTCGGTGCAAATTGTTTCTACTTTTGTAAATCCAGATAATTCAAAAGATTTATCATTGACTGTAACTTTAAAAAATCCGAAAGGGAAAAAAGTGGCAAGTAAAACAATTCCTGTTACCGATAAAACTTCAACAATTACTTTCGAAAATATCAAAAACCCAGAACTTTGGGATACCGAAAAACCTAATTTATATAAACTAAGTGCTGTTTTATCAGAAAAAAATCAAATTAGGGATAGTGTTTCTGAAAAAGTAGGTTTTAGATGGTTTGAATTTAAGGATCATGGTCCTTTTTACCTTAACGGAAAACGTTTGCTAATTCGCGGTACACATCGTCATGAAGAACAAGCGGGAGTTGGTGCTGCTATGAGCAACGAGCAGCATTGGGCAGATATGAAATCAATCAAAGAAATGGGCGCTAATTTTGTTCGCTTAGCACATTATCCGCAAGATCCTGAAATATATAAAGCTTGTGATGAACTTGGTCTTTTGGTTTGGGATGAACTGCCTTGGTGCCGTGGAGGAATTGGCAACGATGTCTGGAAAACGAATACCAAAAACATGTTGGAAGAAATTATCAATCAAAATTACAATCATCCGAGCATTATTATTTGGTCTTTAGGAAACGAAATCAACTGGCTTCCTGATTTTCCTGATGGAGATAATGCAGATAAAACCAATGTTTTTTTAAATGAACTAAACGAAATTGCTCATAAACTGGATCCAACTAGAAAAACGGCGATTAGAAAATACTACGAAGGATCGCATATTGTGGATGTTTTTTCACCTTCGATTTGGTCGGGCTGGTATTCTGGAAGTTACAAAAGCTACCAAAAAGCAATTGATGTTTACAAAAAAGAATACAAGCATTTTATTCATGCCGAATATGGCGGAGACAGTCATGTTGGCCGTCATAGCGAAAATCCAATTACAGGCGAAAATGTAATAAAAGCTGAAGGATGGGAAGAAGCCATTGTACAGACTAAAATCGCTAACATTGCTCAAATTGGAGATTGGAGCGAAAATTATATAGTTGATTTGTTTGACTGGCATTTGCATATATCCGAGAATGATCCAACGTTTGTGGGAAATATTCAATGGGCATTTAAGGATTTTGCAACGCCATTACGTCCAGAAGATGATATTCCGTATATGAACCAAAAAGGATTAACAGACCGAAACGGAATTCCAAAAGATGCGTATTATGTTTTTAAAAGCTATTGGGCAAAAGAACCTTTCGCTTACATTGAATCACATACTTGGACAGAACGTCAAGGTCCAGAAAATACGCCAAGAACCATCAGCGTTTTCAGTAACTGCGATAAAGTAACTTTATTCCACGACGGCAAATCATTGGGAGAAAAACAGCGAAATCTTTCCCTTTATCCTGCTAATGGTTTAACTTGGGATGTCAATTTTAAAAAAGGAGAAAATACCCTAATTGCTATTGGTAAAAATAAAGATGGCAAAACGGTTTCTGACACCATAAAAGTCAATTACCGTTTCAATAAAAATGACACGGCCTCTTCTTTGCAATTATCTTCAGAAAAATTGAAGAATGGGAATTATCTCGTAACAGCAATTGCAATTGATAACAATAATTTACGCTGTCTGGATTATGAAGCGAGTGTTTATTTTCAATGTATGAAAGGCGGAAAAACGCTAAAAAATCAAGGAACTCCAACGGGAAGTGAATCTATAAGAATGGCAAACGGAAAGGCTTCTATTGAAGTTGTTCCAGACGGTTCAGGCAATCCGATTGAAATGACAGCATTGAATCAGAGTTTTAAAGGGGAATATTTGAAGATTTCTGTTGAGTAA
- a CDS encoding glycoside hydrolase family 2 protein gives MKRLLTTLLLIYSFLGFAQNLISNVPNRNITSLNGVWNYIIDPYQTGFYSFHLDQYDKQEKPAKGAFFTNYHAQNKQELVEYDFDKSPTITIPGDWNSQVTELKYYEGNVWFKKSFDYNLAANKRLFLYLGAINYKADVYLNGKKLGTHEGGFTPFNYEVTSIVQPKDNYLVIKVDNTRHKEDVPTVNTDWWNYGGITRDVTLIEEESSFVEDYNIQLKKGNANVISGFIKINNLEASKNQVSIAIPELKISYKGKADNNGILNFEIPAKKISYWSPENPKLYDVTVNFNGQKLNDKIGFRTIETQGDKILLNGKPVFLRGISIHEENAKGGRANSEEDALRLLNWAKELGCNYVRLAHYPHNENMVREADKMGLMVWEEIPVYWTVEFTNKNTYQNAQDQLTAAITRDKNRASIVIWSMANETPVSDARNAFITNLVNHTKSLDNTRLISAALLTHNGKIDDEIGKSLDIIAFNQYLGWYGGNLENAEKTFWTTPYNKPVFVSEFGGDAKAGFHGEKNERWTEEYQEYLYIQNLKMIEKIPHLSGTSPWILVDFRSPKRLLPGIQDGYNRKGLISNDGEKKKAFYIMQDWYAKKKKEY, from the coding sequence ATGAAAAGACTATTAACCACATTACTCCTTATCTATTCCTTTCTGGGGTTTGCACAAAATTTAATCTCAAACGTTCCAAACCGAAATATCACTTCATTAAACGGCGTTTGGAATTACATTATAGATCCTTATCAAACAGGATTTTACAGCTTTCACCTTGATCAGTACGACAAACAGGAAAAACCAGCAAAAGGAGCATTTTTCACGAATTACCACGCTCAAAACAAACAGGAGCTGGTAGAATACGATTTTGATAAATCGCCAACCATTACTATTCCAGGCGATTGGAATTCGCAAGTTACGGAACTGAAATATTATGAAGGAAATGTATGGTTTAAAAAGTCTTTCGATTACAATCTGGCAGCTAACAAACGTCTGTTTTTATATTTGGGCGCCATCAATTACAAAGCTGATGTTTATTTAAACGGAAAGAAACTAGGAACTCACGAAGGCGGTTTTACGCCGTTTAATTACGAAGTGACTTCGATTGTTCAGCCAAAAGATAATTATTTGGTTATAAAAGTGGATAATACGCGCCATAAAGAAGATGTTCCAACAGTGAATACCGATTGGTGGAATTATGGTGGAATTACGCGTGATGTAACTTTAATTGAAGAAGAATCTTCATTTGTGGAAGATTATAACATTCAGCTGAAAAAAGGGAATGCAAATGTTATTTCGGGGTTTATCAAGATCAACAATTTAGAGGCGTCAAAAAATCAGGTTTCAATTGCTATACCTGAATTAAAAATCAGCTACAAAGGAAAAGCGGATAACAACGGAATTTTAAACTTTGAAATCCCAGCCAAAAAAATCTCTTACTGGTCGCCAGAAAATCCGAAACTATACGATGTAACCGTTAATTTTAACGGACAGAAATTAAATGATAAAATTGGTTTTAGAACAATTGAAACCCAAGGAGACAAAATCTTATTAAATGGGAAACCAGTCTTTTTAAGAGGAATTTCTATTCATGAAGAAAATGCAAAAGGCGGACGTGCTAATTCTGAAGAAGATGCTTTACGTTTATTGAATTGGGCAAAAGAATTAGGCTGTAATTATGTTCGTCTGGCACATTATCCGCATAACGAAAACATGGTTCGAGAAGCTGATAAAATGGGTTTAATGGTTTGGGAAGAAATCCCAGTTTACTGGACTGTGGAATTTACTAATAAAAATACGTATCAAAATGCCCAAGATCAGTTAACGGCTGCGATTACAAGAGATAAAAACAGAGCAAGTATAGTAATTTGGTCTATGGCAAATGAAACTCCAGTTTCTGACGCGAGAAATGCTTTTATCACAAATTTGGTCAATCATACAAAATCATTGGATAATACAAGGTTAATCAGTGCCGCTTTATTAACGCATAACGGAAAGATTGACGATGAAATTGGCAAATCGCTTGATATTATTGCTTTCAATCAATATTTAGGCTGGTATGGCGGTAACTTAGAAAATGCTGAAAAAACATTCTGGACTACGCCATACAACAAACCAGTTTTCGTTTCTGAGTTTGGAGGTGATGCAAAAGCGGGTTTTCATGGAGAGAAAAACGAACGCTGGACAGAGGAATATCAGGAATATTTATACATCCAGAATCTAAAAATGATTGAGAAAATTCCACATTTAAGTGGAACCAGCCCTTGGATTTTAGTTGATTTCAGATCTCCAAAAAGATTGCTTCCGGGTATTCAGGATGGTTACAATCGTAAAGGTTTAATTTCGAATGATGGTGAAAAGAAAAAAGCGTTTTATATTATGCAGGATTGGTATGCGAAGAAGAAAAAAGAGTATTAA
- a CDS encoding DUF2911 domain-containing protein gives MKKIYLLAVTLFAAFTVQAQEVVKFAPLDNSPVDISYFPNKAVKFKKTDNPNPVIKVTYARPSAKGRTIFGDVVKFGEIWRVGANENTEIKFYKDVTIGGKKVPAGYYSLFAIPEKDKWTIIINKELDLWGGYAYDESKDVVRVSVPVKPVSDTIEALSIAFTTQGNVAILVIGWDKTTVELPITIK, from the coding sequence ATGAAAAAAATTTATTTACTGGCAGTTACATTGTTTGCTGCCTTTACAGTTCAGGCACAAGAAGTGGTGAAATTTGCTCCATTAGACAACAGTCCTGTTGATATTTCTTATTTCCCAAACAAGGCGGTTAAATTCAAAAAAACAGATAATCCAAATCCGGTTATCAAGGTTACTTACGCAAGACCTTCTGCAAAAGGAAGAACTATTTTTGGCGATGTTGTTAAGTTTGGAGAAATCTGGAGAGTTGGAGCTAATGAAAATACAGAGATTAAATTCTACAAAGACGTAACTATTGGCGGTAAAAAAGTTCCTGCAGGATATTACAGTTTATTTGCTATTCCAGAAAAAGATAAATGGACAATCATTATCAATAAAGAGTTGGATTTATGGGGTGGTTATGCTTATGATGAAAGCAAAGACGTTGTGAGAGTTTCTGTTCCAGTTAAACCCGTAAGCGACACTATCGAGGCTTTATCTATTGCGTTTACAACTCAAGGTAATGTAGCTATTTTAGTTATTGGATGGGATAAAACAACAGTTGAATTGCCTATTACGATTAAATAA
- a CDS encoding xanthine dehydrogenase family protein molybdopterin-binding subunit, with protein sequence MSKTSNINRVDGFAKVTGSATYSAEYKTAGVVYACLVGSTIAKGRIKTLDTKKAEWAPGVLAVITHLNVDKPAGYEKAKDKHNFGQPLQVFKDDSVLYYDQPIALVIADTFERMRYAASLIKADYFKEEHSTELKKAAEKEKKVDTDKGNDYHRGEQDGYKNAEVILETEYTIPTEVHNPMELANIIAKWDGNKPILYTKSQGVEGTRRSVAGVFGVPVEDVEVHAEYLGGAFGMGLHTWPYEIAALIGAKKLNRPVKLVLHREQMFTNVGFRPYTIQKMGLGATKDGKLTGLTHEAVAMTSSYEDFMEGTVNMSRFIYDCPNVSTRYRIVPLDTCTPIWMRGPGEATGSFALESAMDELAYKLNLDPIEFRKRNYAEKDLEQNKPWSSKFLLECYEAGMERIGWKNRKNEPGSVKEGNWLVGYGMGTGTFGCYRSPTSVKAKFLANGDLVLQCSVNDMGPGTATMMTAIGAEVIGLPAENVVIEMGKSGLPKGPTQGGSATTSSVGSAVHDACNLLLSKIVELGSKNPALKGIALTDLTFENGAVSSKKDKSKSVALTALLSSNKLEDFEVENLSKAAEEAKKYSIYSFSVHFVKVLVNPNLGIIRLAHVVSCADIGTVINQKTSAGQMFGGAVGGIGMGLMEALEIDHRFGRPINNNFADYHVPVNADIEKQEVFFVNKKDPISNPMGTKGLGETALVGMAPAIANAVFNATGKRVRDLPITLDKIIETAKV encoded by the coding sequence ATGAGCAAGACAAGTAATATTAATAGAGTTGACGGATTTGCTAAAGTAACGGGATCAGCAACTTATTCGGCAGAGTATAAAACGGCTGGTGTTGTCTACGCCTGTTTGGTAGGAAGTACGATTGCGAAAGGAAGAATTAAAACCCTTGATACTAAAAAAGCAGAATGGGCTCCTGGAGTTTTGGCTGTAATTACGCATTTAAATGTAGATAAGCCTGCTGGTTACGAAAAAGCAAAAGACAAGCATAATTTTGGTCAGCCATTACAGGTTTTCAAGGACGATTCTGTTTTGTATTACGATCAGCCGATTGCTTTGGTTATTGCCGATACTTTTGAGCGTATGCGATATGCGGCGAGTTTAATTAAAGCCGATTATTTTAAAGAAGAACATTCGACAGAACTTAAAAAGGCTGCTGAAAAAGAAAAGAAAGTCGATACCGATAAAGGAAATGATTACCATCGCGGTGAACAAGATGGTTATAAAAATGCTGAGGTTATTCTGGAAACCGAATATACGATTCCAACTGAGGTGCATAACCCAATGGAGCTGGCAAACATTATAGCCAAATGGGACGGAAATAAACCAATTTTATATACAAAAAGTCAAGGTGTCGAGGGAACGCGTAGAAGTGTTGCTGGAGTTTTTGGAGTGCCTGTTGAAGATGTTGAGGTTCATGCGGAGTATCTTGGTGGTGCTTTCGGAATGGGATTGCACACTTGGCCATATGAAATTGCAGCTTTGATAGGAGCTAAAAAATTAAATCGTCCAGTTAAATTAGTATTGCATCGTGAGCAAATGTTTACCAATGTTGGTTTCAGACCATACACAATTCAGAAAATGGGATTGGGTGCTACTAAAGACGGAAAACTGACTGGATTAACGCATGAAGCAGTTGCAATGACTTCAAGCTATGAGGATTTTATGGAAGGTACCGTAAACATGTCCCGATTTATTTATGATTGTCCAAACGTTTCGACACGTTATAGAATTGTACCTTTGGATACCTGCACACCTATCTGGATGCGTGGTCCGGGAGAAGCAACAGGTTCTTTTGCTTTAGAAAGTGCAATGGACGAATTGGCTTATAAATTAAACTTAGATCCGATTGAATTCAGAAAACGCAATTATGCTGAAAAAGATCTAGAACAAAATAAACCGTGGAGCAGTAAATTTCTTTTAGAATGCTACGAGGCTGGAATGGAACGCATAGGCTGGAAAAACCGTAAAAATGAACCAGGTTCTGTTAAAGAAGGAAACTGGCTTGTGGGCTACGGAATGGGAACAGGAACTTTTGGCTGTTATAGAAGCCCAACTTCTGTAAAGGCAAAATTTTTGGCTAATGGAGATTTAGTATTGCAATGCAGTGTAAATGATATGGGACCAGGGACTGCAACTATGATGACAGCTATTGGAGCCGAAGTAATTGGCTTGCCAGCCGAAAATGTAGTTATCGAAATGGGAAAAAGCGGATTGCCAAAAGGTCCAACGCAAGGTGGTTCGGCAACGACTTCGTCTGTTGGTTCTGCGGTTCATGATGCTTGTAATTTATTATTGAGTAAAATAGTTGAATTAGGAAGTAAAAATCCTGCTTTAAAAGGAATCGCCCTCACAGATTTAACTTTTGAAAATGGTGCAGTTTCTTCTAAAAAGGACAAATCTAAATCGGTTGCATTAACGGCACTTTTAAGTAGTAATAAATTAGAAGATTTTGAAGTTGAAAATCTTTCTAAAGCCGCAGAAGAAGCAAAGAAATACTCGATTTATTCCTTTTCAGTTCACTTTGTAAAAGTATTAGTGAATCCGAATCTGGGGATAATACGATTGGCTCATGTGGTTTCTTGTGCCGATATCGGAACAGTTATCAACCAAAAAACATCGGCTGGACAAATGTTTGGCGGAGCAGTAGGAGGAATCGGAATGGGATTGATGGAAGCATTAGAAATCGATCATCGTTTTGGCCGTCCAATCAATAATAATTTTGCCGATTATCATGTTCCTGTAAATGCCGATATTGAAAAACAGGAAGTATTTTTCGTCAATAAAAAAGACCCAATCAGTAATCCAATGGGAACAAAAGGTCTTGGAGAAACGGCTTTAGTTGGAATGGCACCTGCAATTGCAAATGCCGTTTTTAACGCAACCGGAAAACGTGTTCGAGATTTACCAATTACGTTGGATAAGATTATAGAAACTGCTAAGGTTTAA
- a CDS encoding FAD binding domain-containing protein: MKNFQIIKALSSSSAITGKAKDDSSMFIAGGTNLVDLMKKNIVAPDKLVDINGLDLKKIEFLKGKVTIGALAKNSQVAEDASIKEKHPLLALALAAGASQQIRHMATVGGNMLQKTRCSYYYNTDMPCNKRVPKSGCGAIGGSNRMAAVFGTSDSCIAVHPSDMCVALAALDATVLVDGPKGKREIKFTDFHKLPGNTPEKDNTLDSRELITAVEIPDNNFSKNVHYLKVRDRTSYAFALVSVAVALDIKNNTINDVRLAMGGVAHKPWRLTETEKFLKGKTISEDLFKQAGHLSMKGAKGFGDNNFKLMLGENAVAEALTIAASK, from the coding sequence ATGAAAAACTTTCAGATAATTAAAGCCTTGTCGTCGTCTTCGGCAATTACAGGAAAAGCAAAAGATGATTCCTCTATGTTTATTGCTGGAGGAACGAATCTGGTGGATTTAATGAAGAAGAATATCGTCGCTCCAGATAAATTAGTAGACATTAACGGATTAGACTTAAAGAAAATAGAGTTCTTAAAAGGAAAAGTTACGATTGGCGCATTGGCAAAAAATAGTCAGGTTGCCGAAGATGCTTCTATTAAAGAAAAACATCCTTTGTTGGCATTAGCATTAGCTGCTGGAGCTTCTCAGCAAATTCGTCACATGGCGACAGTTGGAGGCAATATGCTGCAGAAAACGAGATGTTCTTATTATTACAATACCGATATGCCTTGCAACAAACGTGTTCCAAAAAGCGGATGCGGTGCGATTGGCGGTTCTAACCGAATGGCTGCTGTTTTTGGAACTTCGGATAGTTGTATTGCCGTTCATCCAAGTGATATGTGTGTGGCTTTGGCAGCGCTCGATGCAACAGTTTTGGTAGATGGTCCAAAAGGAAAACGAGAAATTAAGTTTACTGATTTTCATAAACTTCCTGGAAATACGCCTGAAAAAGACAATACGCTTGACAGTAGAGAATTGATTACTGCTGTTGAAATTCCAGATAATAATTTTAGTAAAAATGTGCATTATCTTAAAGTTCGTGATAGGACGAGTTATGCTTTTGCATTGGTATCTGTTGCTGTGGCTTTAGATATAAAAAATAATACCATAAACGATGTCAGATTGGCTATGGGAGGCGTGGCACATAAACCATGGCGATTGACTGAAACAGAAAAATTCCTGAAAGGGAAAACAATTTCAGAAGATCTGTTTAAACAAGCAGGCCATTTGTCTATGAAAGGTGCAAAAGGATTTGGGGATAATAATTTTAAACTAATGCTTGGAGAGAATGCAGTAGCAGAAGCACTTACGATAGCAGCATCAAAATAA
- a CDS encoding 2Fe-2S iron-sulfur cluster-binding protein, protein MASKKTNQNKVMPEDSNSRRDFIKKSGLFTALALTPPSLVMATEKKWDEKIAEYLETVPLSIEVNGTKHNLNIEPRTTLLDLLREQLQLTGTKKGCDHGQCGACTVHVNGTRILSCLSLATMQQNAQVTTIEGLSKGKKLHPMQEAFIKHDGFQCGYCTPGQIMSGIACIKEGHANSREEISEYMSGNICRCGAYHNIVDAITEVKEGGKEI, encoded by the coding sequence ATGGCTTCTAAAAAAACAAACCAGAATAAAGTAATGCCCGAAGATTCCAATTCGCGTCGTGACTTTATAAAGAAATCAGGACTTTTTACCGCTCTTGCCCTGACGCCGCCTTCATTGGTTATGGCTACAGAAAAGAAATGGGATGAAAAAATAGCGGAGTATTTAGAAACAGTACCGCTTTCTATTGAAGTAAATGGCACAAAACACAATCTGAATATTGAACCGAGAACTACTTTATTGGATTTGCTTCGGGAACAGTTACAGCTTACAGGAACCAAAAAGGGATGTGACCACGGACAATGTGGCGCGTGTACTGTTCACGTAAATGGAACTAGAATTTTGTCGTGTCTCTCTTTGGCAACGATGCAGCAAAACGCACAAGTAACTACTATTGAAGGACTTTCGAAAGGAAAAAAACTGCATCCAATGCAGGAAGCTTTTATCAAACACGACGGTTTTCAGTGCGGATATTGCACTCCCGGACAAATTATGTCTGGAATTGCTTGTATCAAAGAAGGTCATGCTAATAGCAGGGAAGAAATCAGTGAATATATGAGTGGTAACATCTGTAGATGTGGTGCTTATCATAATATCGTTGACGCTATAACGGAAGTGAAGGAAGGAGGGAAGGAAATATGA